A part of Capsicum annuum cultivar UCD-10X-F1 chromosome 6, UCD10Xv1.1, whole genome shotgun sequence genomic DNA contains:
- the LOC107855705 gene encoding ylmG homolog protein 1-1, chloroplastic → MASQTLILQNLNIPKATLLSPPSALINAKPRTISVFTRPNSLVVPSLRIYKSKKFSVFASSNVLEHPSAITRSTRTVTTLCAVTWAVTKLFFNKLSINGLGQSLAYTAGPMFFAALKNQPTTGGLNTPFTVVAAGMAKWLDIYSGVLMVRVLLSWFPNIPWDRQPLSAIRDLCDPYLNLFRNIIPPIFDTLDVSPLLAFAVLGMLGSILTSSRGAY, encoded by the coding sequence ATGGCTTCTCAAACCCTAATTCTCCAAAACCTAAATATTCCCAAGGCTACCCTTCTCTCTCCTCCTTCAGCTCTCATCAACGCAAAACCCAGAACAATCTCCGTGTTCACACGGCCAAATTCATTAGTAGTGCCATCTCTACGCATTTATAAATCGAAGAAATTCAGTGTTTTTGCATCATCGAATGTTCTAGAACACCCATCTGCCATTACTCGCTCTACGCGAACAGTTACAACTCTATGTGCAGTCACTTGGGCTGTAACAAAGCTGTTTTTCAACAAATTGAGTATTAATGGTTTAGGGCAATCATTAGCATACACTGCGGGGCCGATGTTTTTTGCGGCGCTTAAGAATCAGCCAACAACAGGGGGATTGAATACTCCTTTTACTGTTGTTGCTGCTGGAATGGCGAAATGGCTTGATATATATAGTGGGGTTTTGATGGTTCGGGTTTTGCTTAGTTGGTTTCCGAATATACCATGGGATAGACAGCCATTGTCAGCTATTAGGGACCTTTGTGATCCTTATTTGAATCTATTCAGGAATATAATTCCCCCGATTTTCGATACGTTGGATGTGAGTCCGCTTTTGGCTTTTGCAGTGTTGGGTATGCTTGGGTCGATTCTTACTAGCAGCAGAGGAGCATACTGA